In Papaver somniferum cultivar HN1 unplaced genomic scaffold, ASM357369v1 unplaced-scaffold_135, whole genome shotgun sequence, one DNA window encodes the following:
- the LOC113333929 gene encoding ras-related protein RABB1c-like: MSYAYLFKYIIIGDTGVGKSCFLLQFTDKRFQPVHDLNIGVEFGTRMITIDSKPIKLQVWDTAGQEAFRSITRSYYRGAAGALLVYDITRRETFNHLASWLEEARQHANADMTIMLIGNKCDLSHRRALSTEEGEQFAKENSLIFMEASARTAQNVEEAFINTAATIYKRIQNGDIDVSDQSKGIIIGPREIPGLPFGRDGPFSQGTGCCG, encoded by the exons GTGTCGGGAAATCATGTTTTCTTCTGCAGTTCACTGACAAGCGCTTCCAGCCTGTGCATGACCTAAACATTGGTGTTGAATTTGGAACTAGAATGATAACTATTGACAGCAAGCCTATAAAGCTGCAAGTATGGGATACG GCTGGTCAAGAAGCATTCAGATCTATTACAAGGTCATATTACAGAGGAGCTGCTGGTGCACTTCTAGTCTATGATATCACTAG GAGAGAAACTTTTAATCACCTTGCTAGCTGGTTGGAAGAGGCGAGGCAACACGCAAACGCGGACATGACAATTATGCTTATTGGCAACAAATGTGATCTCTCTCACAGAAGAGCTCTTAGCACAGAGGAAGGGGAACAATTTGCCAAGGAGAACAGCTTGATATTCATGGAAGCCTCTGCAAGAACTGCTCAGAACGTTGAAGAG GCATTTATAAATACAGCAGCAACAATCTACAAGAGGATCCAGAACGGTGATATTGATGTATCAGATCAG TCTAAGGGAATAATAATTGGACCCCGGGAGATTCCTGGGCTACCTTTTGGTAGAGATGGACCCTTTTCCCAAGGAACAGGCTGCTGCGGTTAA